In Castanea sativa cultivar Marrone di Chiusa Pesio chromosome 6, ASM4071231v1, a single window of DNA contains:
- the LOC142641370 gene encoding rho GTPase-activating protein 3: protein MTRLFRSKSCGLVGLTEFNPVPPAQGPLFHNRQNKNEEEDEEEEEDDDYEVEDEYGSDVSVVPISRTRFKSRSLSPRSRRGAENSTDNKGQCHQFPILDILATALRKSLVTCSVETSEDISSMDISWPTQVRHVSHVTFDRFNGFLGLPTELEPELPKRVPSASASVFGVSAKSMQCSYDDRRNSVPTILLMMQKRLYSEGGLRAEGIFRITAENSQEEYVRDQLNRGVVLRGIDVHCLAGLIKAWLRELPTGVLDSLTPEQVMHCNTEDDCTELVNLLPPMEGALLDWSVNLMADVVQHEQFNKMNARNIAMVFAPNMTQLADPLTALIHAVQVMNFLRTLILKTLREREESATEARQLSSCSDSPVHNDDPISSMSNSKESRERTSDPCAANRPSHINFLRTATLDILESNSMEKLWSFHRKSDEEEEEEEEEEEEEEEEDEFEYESGSDTPTRFEMGALENGCRSGYDTGDWLSLRKGVRRLCRRPVFQLNKPAKKTRSLGIINTRG from the exons ATGACTAGATTATTTCGATCCAAATCTTGCGGACTCGTTGGTCTCACAGAGTTCAACCCTGTCCCTCCGGCTCAGGGTCCATTGTTCCACAACAGGCAGAACAAAAAcgaggaagaagatgaagaagaagaagaagatgatgattaCGAGGTTGAGGATGAATATGGTAGCGATGTTTCAGTGGTGCCCATTTCGAGAACCCGTTTCAAAAGTAGGAGTCTAAGCCCGAGGTCAAGAAGAGGAGCTGAAAATAGTACTGACAATAAAGGTCAATGTCATCAGTTTCCAATACTGGATATTCTGGCTACGGCTCTCAGGAAGTCTTTGGTGACATGCAGTGTGGAGACATCAGAGGATATTTCTTCCATGGATATAAGCTGGCCCACCCAAGTCAGGCATGTTTCACATGTCACTTTTGATAGGTTCAATGGCTTTCTTGGCTTGCCTACTGAGCTTGAGCCTGAGCTTCCCAAGAGGGTGCCTAGTGCCAG TGCAAGTGTATTTGGAGTTTCTGCCAAGTCAATGCAGTGTTCCTATGATGATAGACGGAACAGTGTTCCAACAATTCTTCTTATGATGCAAAAGAGGTTGTATTCAGAAGGAGGCCTCAGa GCAGAAGGAATATTCCGAATTACTGCTGAGAATAGCCAAGAAGAGTATGTCCGGGATCAGCTAAACAGAGGTGTAGTGCTGCGTGGTATTGATGTTCATTGTTTAGCAGGCTTGATAAAG GCATGGCTGAGAGAACTTCCAACAGGGGTACTTGATTCTCTCACACCAGAACAGGTGATGCACTGCAACACAGAAGACGATTGCACTGAACTTGTAAATTTACTTCCTCCTATGGAAGGTGCACTGCTTGACTGGTCTGTCAATTTGATGGCGGATGTTGTGCAGCATGAACAATTCAACAAAATGAATGCACGCAATATTGCTATGGTTTTTGCACCCAACATGACTCAG CTGGCAGATCCTTTGACTGCATTGATTCATGCAGTCCAAGTTATGAACTTCCTCAGGACACTGATTCTGAAGACCCTTCGAGAAAGAGAGGAATCAGCTACCGAGGCTAGGCAACTATCTTCATGTTCAGATTCTCCCGTCCACAATGATGACCCAATATCTTCGATGTCAAATAGTAAAGAATCCCGTGAGCGAACTTCTGATCCTTGTGCCGCCAATAGACCTTCCCACATTAACTTCTTGAGGACTGCCACATTGGACATACTGGAATCCAACTCTATGGAGAAGCTTTGGAGCTTTCATAGGAAGAGTgatgaggaagaggaagaggaagaggaagaagaagaggaagaagaagaggaagatgaaTTTGAATACGAGTCAGGTAGTGACACACCTACAAGGTTTGAAATGGGAGCTTTAGAAAATGGATGTagaagtggatatgatactggGGACTGGCTAAGTTTGAGGAAAGGAGTGCGGAGGCTATGCAGGCGTCCTGTGTTCCAATTGAATAAGCCGGCTAAGAAGACTCGAAGTCTTGGCATTATAAATACTAGGGGCTGA
- the LOC142640278 gene encoding putative mitochondrial protein AtMg00310, protein MGWKEKLLSNAGKEVLIKAVAQAVPSYTMSCFKLPNTLCDKLTTMVRQFWWGQLKDEKKVAWLSWEKMCLPKEKGEMGFRDLRLFNLTLLAKQGWRLQTNSSSLCYRVYKANYFPSCDFVDANLGCQPSFA, encoded by the coding sequence ATggggtggaaggaaaaattaCTGTCGAATGCCGGAAAGGAAGTGCTGATTAAGGCGGTGGCCCAGGCAGTGCCATCCTACACGATGAGTTGCTTTAAACTTCCTAATACTCTGTGCGATAAGCTGACTACAATGGTTAGGCAATTCTGGTGGGGTCAGctaaaagatgaaaagaaagtAGCTTGGCTGAGTTGGGAGAAAATGTGCTTGCCAAAGGAGAAGGGTGAGATGGGTTTTAGGGATTTGCGACTATTTAACCTTACTCTGCTGGCCAAGCAGGGGTGGCGACTCCAAACGAATTCCTCCTCATTGTGTTACCGAGTCTACAAAGCAAATTACTTCCCAAGCTGCGATTTTGTGGATGCAAACCTGGGGTGTCAACCTTCATTTGCATGA